CCTGCGATATGCGATTCGCAAGCAAGGAGAAGGCAATCTTTGGACAGCCTGAGGTCGGTATCGGCGTCGTACCTGGGGGAGGTGCCAACGAGGCTTTGGCTCGTTTGGTGGGTCGTGCTCGGGCACTTGAAATTGTTCTTAACGCCGATGATTTCGATGCGGAGACAGCAGAACGTTATGGATGGATTAACAGAGCTGTTCCTGATGCAGAATTAAACGTTTTTGTGGAAAATTTCGCTCGCAGAATATCGTCATTTGATAAACTTGCGCTACATGATGCGAAGAAGCTTCTTAATCGGACCGGAGTTCCTGAAGCCGAGGAAATACTGGAATCTCGAACAGTCTTTATCACGGGAGCGATGTCAGCAAACACGCAGAAAAAAGTGTCGACTGCCTTTGCACGCGGTCTTGGCAAACCAGGTGATTTCGAGCTTCACTTAGGTCAGCATGTTGGAAATTTGGAATAATAGTCAATATAACTGTACAAGATCAAAATCTAGAAATAGCGAAGCAAGGCTTTCGTCTTCTTTTCCTAATGATGCTCCAAGCATAGCAACTGTCTAAGGTCTTGAATAAAACCTGCATAGGCAACCTCATAATAACGTAGACCTGAAAGTAAAATAAGGAGGTTTTCAATTGTCAGGGATACGCCAAGACCTTACGCTAACTCAATCAGTCTGTAGCCATGTTATCGACGTCCCTGTTGAGAAAGTCAATATTGGGAAATGGATATTTTCGCTTTCCGATGCTGAATATCAACAATGCTGTTCCCCAGACCATATTGCGGTAGGCGCTACCACGACGGAAGACGGTCGTCCAATGTCCATCAACGTAGAGACAATCGGCACCAGTCTCGCAGTACAGCATTATGTTGGAGAGGTCGTCAATGAAGATTTTTGCCGGATGGTCTCTACATCCGATATCTTCCTTACAAACGGAAGAACGCAAATGCAAGTCATATGGGAGCTTAGTGTAAAGCCCGTCAATGACAATCAGACAGAATTTACGAATTCTGTAAGATCACATCCTACCGAGGATTTTTTAAGAATCATCGAGAGTCAGGGACTCACGTTCGAACAGGTCGCGAAGGACCGACAAAAAATCGTAGAGGATCACAACGGACGCGAAACGCCGCTTTTTGCGGAAAGCATCGCACGAGCTGCGCGTGGATGATTGCATCCAATAGCCCGGAAAGACCAATAACATTGAACTTGTATTTAG
This portion of the Cohnella abietis genome encodes:
- a CDS encoding enoyl-CoA hydratase/isomerase family protein, which codes for MHTYNQFTINRKTPAFWRITFHNPPINLLDPDTIFELLTLMDQIETDPDLKVVVFDSADPEYFIAHYDMARAGEKQPTPKEIEFPAWIDFVSRLYRTSVITIAEIRGRARGVGSEFVLACDMRFASKEKAIFGQPEVGIGVVPGGGANEALARLVGRARALEIVLNADDFDAETAERYGWINRAVPDAELNVFVENFARRISSFDKLALHDAKKLLNRTGVPEAEEILESRTVFITGAMSANTQKKVSTAFARGLGKPGDFELHLGQHVGNLE